The following proteins come from a genomic window of Mariniflexile sp. TRM1-10:
- the murQ gene encoding N-acetylmuramic acid 6-phosphate etherase, translated as MDFTKTTEQDSNYNHLEKMSISELLSNINNEDKNVPQAVEKSLPQIETLVSIIVTKLKEGGRLFYMGAGTSGRLGILDASECPPTFGVSHDLVIGLIAGGDSAIRKAVEFAEDSTIQGWEDLKTYQISSKDVVVGIAASGTTPYVIAALKTCNDNNIITGCITCNKNSPISQTAQYPIEVIVGPEFVTGSSRMKAGTAQKLVLNMITTTTMIQLGHIKGNKMVDMQLSNNKLVDRGTKMIMTELNVSEEEAKALLNTHKNVRSAIKSYKNGN; from the coding sequence ATGGATTTTACAAAAACAACCGAGCAAGATTCAAACTACAATCATCTGGAAAAGATGAGTATTTCTGAATTATTAAGTAACATTAATAATGAAGACAAAAATGTACCCCAAGCAGTTGAAAAATCACTACCACAAATAGAAACTTTAGTTAGCATTATTGTAACTAAATTAAAAGAAGGTGGTCGTCTATTTTATATGGGAGCTGGCACCAGTGGGCGCTTAGGTATTTTAGATGCATCAGAATGTCCTCCTACTTTTGGAGTCTCTCATGATTTAGTTATAGGTCTTATTGCAGGTGGCGATTCTGCTATTAGAAAAGCCGTAGAGTTTGCCGAAGATTCTACCATACAAGGTTGGGAAGATTTAAAAACCTATCAAATTTCAAGCAAAGATGTCGTTGTTGGTATTGCCGCTTCCGGCACAACACCCTATGTTATTGCTGCCCTAAAAACCTGTAACGATAATAATATCATTACAGGTTGCATTACCTGCAATAAAAACAGTCCGATTTCACAAACAGCACAATACCCCATTGAAGTTATTGTTGGTCCTGAGTTTGTCACTGGAAGTTCTAGAATGAAAGCAGGTACAGCTCAAAAACTAGTATTGAATATGATAACTACAACCACCATGATTCAGCTTGGCCATATAAAAGGCAACAAAATGGTTGATATGCAACTAAGCAATAATAAACTAGTAGATAGAGGTACTAAAATGATTATGACAGAACTTAATGTCTCAGAAGAAGAAGCAAAAGCACTTTTAAATACTCATAAAAACGTACGTTCAGCAATTAAAAGCTATAAAAATGGAAACTGA
- a CDS encoding DUF6095 family protein: protein METERTDKTMLIKGIKTLVFALLSLFIGPILMTTALSDKENALYIPLLIVASIICAMAVFLVFRGIRIIMNSMFKKN, encoded by the coding sequence ATGGAAACTGAAAGAACAGATAAAACAATGCTCATTAAAGGCATAAAAACTTTAGTTTTCGCTTTATTGAGCTTGTTTATTGGTCCTATTTTAATGACGACGGCACTTTCCGATAAAGAAAACGCTCTTTATATCCCCTTATTAATTGTCGCGAGTATAATCTGTGCTATGGCAGTATTTTTAGTTTTTAGAGGCATACGCATTATTATGAACAGTATGTTTAAAAAAAATTAA
- a CDS encoding DinB family protein, which yields MNVIIESSLQTLKKSKILLDSLTDNLLSDSSVSPYHSSIGSHIRHILDFYDCIFNINSNNEIDLTARRRHRAVELECSCAIQYLDSIIDKLTNFEFDMTDSILVTDDLGLGKVEMVYSYGALFSQANSHTIHHYAIINYILEGLNISIKDSDFGYNPTTPKQTSLN from the coding sequence ATGAATGTCATTATAGAATCATCACTTCAAACACTAAAAAAGTCTAAAATTTTATTAGACAGTTTAACAGATAATCTTTTAAGCGATTCATCGGTATCACCATACCACTCAAGTATTGGCTCTCATATTAGGCACATTTTAGATTTTTATGACTGCATTTTCAATATAAATTCCAATAATGAAATTGATTTAACGGCAAGAAGAAGGCATAGAGCTGTAGAATTAGAATGCAGTTGTGCTATACAATATTTAGATTCAATTATAGATAAATTGACGAATTTCGAATTTGATATGACTGATTCTATTTTAGTTACGGATGATTTGGGTTTAGGGAAAGTAGAAATGGTATATAGTTATGGTGCTTTGTTTTCACAAGCCAATAGCCATACCATTCACCATTATGCCATCATAAATTATATATTGGAAGGGTTGAATATTTCTATAAAGGATTCAGATTTTGGATATAACCCCACAACTCCAAAACAAACATCTTTAAATTAA
- a CDS encoding helix-turn-helix domain-containing protein, with the protein MHNKELELAWEFVNKTNRSIFLTGKAGTGKTTFLHRLKMDSLKRMVIVAPTGVAAINAKGVTIHSFFQMPFGPILPDTDLNASKGFNRKFSKTKIEIIKSMDLLIIDEISMVRADLLDGIDRTLRRFRSRNKVFGGVQVLMIGDLQQLSPVIKDNEWELLKSFYKNGFFFSSFAYQECHAITIELKHIYRQENPKFIEILNEIRNNVLSEDSTKELNKRYIPDFIPASDAGYISLTTHNNKAEATNNTELAKLKTKIHTYKAGLEGTFPEYAYPNKAILELKVGAQVMFVKNDSSPDKRYFNGKIGKIIHLEKDEVVVKCPDDDFNIITTPEVWENINYSVDAETKAISEERIGAFTQMPLRLAWAITIHKSQGLTFEKAIIDAQGAFAHGQTYVALSRCKSLEGLVLKSKIHSNQIISDSNVVSFTKDAEQNEPDESVLEFSQKDFQLDLIFEIFDFYEFLNPVNRVLDIFYKNRTIIEGHIEQPLLSIKNALVNLLKISNGFNTQLKQLSKKEDLPEVSEIIQERFKKAIAYFKIEIETHIVSSLKILNFTTDNKAIGADLSKNLDAIEELLEAKLLYFNNLAQGFYVNTFLELRAKAVFISKESTKKPRKTVIDGTTNVELFERLRILRNEIAQENDLIHYQIFAQKALYEICETLPLTKQELKKVNGMGDVRIKKYGDAILKVIKDYCDENGIETSTDIDIFETEKPKKKKGDTKKISLELFKSGKSIQEIADERELNENTIFGHLASFVASGEVKITDLMQKEHYNNLLALIPKITFENLSDLKNQLDDIYSYGELRLVLEHLKS; encoded by the coding sequence AGGTTAAAAATGGATAGCTTAAAACGCATGGTAATTGTTGCTCCAACTGGTGTAGCTGCCATTAATGCCAAAGGTGTTACCATACATTCATTTTTTCAAATGCCATTTGGCCCCATTTTACCTGATACAGATTTAAACGCTTCTAAGGGTTTTAATAGAAAATTCAGCAAAACTAAAATCGAAATCATTAAATCGATGGATTTATTGATTATTGACGAAATTAGTATGGTAAGAGCTGATTTATTAGATGGTATAGATAGAACATTGCGTCGTTTCAGAAGCAGGAATAAGGTTTTTGGAGGCGTGCAGGTTTTAATGATTGGTGATTTACAACAACTTTCGCCAGTTATTAAAGATAATGAATGGGAGCTATTAAAATCATTTTATAAAAATGGGTTTTTCTTTAGCAGTTTTGCCTATCAAGAATGCCATGCCATAACAATAGAACTGAAACATATTTATAGACAGGAAAACCCAAAGTTTATAGAAATACTTAATGAGATACGGAACAATGTGCTTTCGGAAGATTCAACCAAAGAATTGAATAAACGCTATATTCCAGATTTTATACCGGCATCCGATGCAGGTTATATTTCATTAACTACACATAACAATAAGGCGGAAGCCACTAATAATACTGAACTTGCTAAATTAAAAACCAAAATCCATACTTATAAGGCTGGGTTGGAAGGTACATTTCCTGAATACGCTTATCCAAATAAGGCTATTCTTGAGTTAAAGGTGGGGGCACAAGTCATGTTTGTAAAAAATGACAGCAGTCCAGATAAGCGTTATTTTAACGGTAAGATTGGTAAAATTATACATTTAGAAAAGGATGAAGTCGTTGTAAAGTGTCCCGACGATGATTTTAATATAATAACAACACCCGAAGTTTGGGAAAATATAAATTATTCCGTTGATGCCGAAACTAAAGCTATTTCAGAAGAAAGAATTGGTGCTTTTACACAAATGCCTTTGCGTTTAGCTTGGGCAATTACTATTCATAAAAGTCAGGGACTAACTTTTGAAAAAGCCATTATAGACGCTCAAGGAGCATTTGCACACGGGCAAACTTATGTGGCGTTAAGCCGATGTAAATCTTTGGAAGGGTTGGTTTTAAAAAGCAAAATTCATTCCAACCAAATAATTAGTGATAGTAACGTTGTTTCATTTACTAAAGATGCCGAACAAAACGAACCCGATGAATCCGTTTTAGAATTTTCACAGAAAGATTTTCAATTGGATTTAATTTTTGAAATTTTTGATTTTTATGAATTTTTAAATCCTGTTAATAGAGTCTTAGATATTTTTTATAAAAATAGAACAATTATTGAAGGGCATATTGAGCAACCCCTTTTGTCCATTAAAAATGCACTCGTAAATCTTTTAAAAATTAGTAATGGTTTTAATACTCAGCTAAAGCAACTATCAAAAAAGGAAGATTTACCAGAAGTTAGTGAAATCATTCAGGAACGCTTTAAAAAAGCAATAGCATATTTTAAAATTGAAATAGAAACGCATATCGTTTCATCATTAAAAATATTAAATTTCACTACAGATAATAAAGCCATTGGAGCCGATTTATCCAAGAATTTAGATGCTATTGAAGAACTTTTAGAAGCCAAATTATTATACTTTAATAATTTGGCGCAAGGCTTTTATGTAAATACTTTTTTAGAACTCAGGGCAAAAGCAGTTTTTATTTCAAAAGAATCTACTAAAAAACCTAGAAAAACAGTTATAGATGGTACTACAAATGTAGAATTGTTTGAACGGTTAAGAATTCTTAGAAACGAGATTGCTCAAGAAAATGATTTAATTCATTATCAGATTTTTGCACAAAAAGCATTATATGAAATATGTGAAACTTTGCCATTAACAAAACAAGAATTAAAGAAAGTGAATGGTATGGGGGATGTTCGTATAAAAAAATATGGTGACGCTATTTTAAAAGTAATTAAAGACTATTGTGATGAAAATGGTATTGAAACTTCAACAGATATAGATATTTTTGAAACTGAAAAACCAAAAAAGAAGAAAGGTGATACCAAGAAAATATCTTTAGAATTGTTTAAATCTGGAAAAAGTATCCAAGAAATTGCTGATGAACGAGAATTAAACGAGAATACTATTTTTGGACATTTGGCAAGTTTTGTAGCTTCGGGAGAAGTGAAGATTACTGATTTAATGCAAAAAGAACATTATAATAACTTATTAGCATTAATTCCTAAAATAACTTTTGAAAACTTATCTGACTTAAAAAATCAATTAGATGATATATATAGCTATGGAGAGTTACGATTGGTATTGGAACACTTAAAATCTTAA